A stretch of DNA from Besnoitia besnoiti strain Bb-Ger1 chromosome II, whole genome shotgun sequence:
CTGTTTGTAGGCAGCATATACCGTCCCAGCATCCGAAATGTTTGGATCAATAGGAACTCAGGCAGCCAGAAGCCGTAATGTACCGATCACCGGTGAACTGAGAAGACGATATGGTGGCTGCGGTACTTCAGACGCCTGTTAAGCAAATTTGCCGTGCGGGTCCATACGGCCACTACTATGGAtttgcgtcgcctccctccctgACGTTTGTGTCTGGTGATGTAGATCAGCGGGGAGAGCGGATGAAGAGGTGGCTTTGACTTTCTCTTGTGAGGGCTCTGCGCCGAGGACCATGACATTTGGCGACATGCGGCGTCGCGTGTCTATAATGATGCAGTTTTTCCGAAGGATAGGACTGCAAAGTAGGTGCTTCGCCCACATCCCTGGGTTGACCGCTTAACTATAGGGAACATGTGTAACAATGGATAACCGAGAAGAGAATACACTCAAATGCAGGCGACCTTGCACGCCTGCAACAGATAGTGATCTACACGTTTTCAATGCTTGCACACGTGTGGAAAGATTGCAAATGCCCGTTTGCAACGCACCCGGGTCTGAAAGGGTGTTACACCGCCATCTCAGGGTAGAAGCATATACGGGTCTGAGGTGTCCTTGTATTTCCAGGCTGTGCGTCGTCTGATTGACGATCCTCCACATTCTGGTTCGTCAGGCATCAGTTGTGCAAACAGCCACTCTCATGCAACTGTCCTCAAAATGTTCTTGCTGATTTTTTCAGAGGGGGACCGAGTGGCGGCGGTAGTGTGCAATACACCGGAGACTCTTATTACAATGCTCGCCGTAACTGGATTAGGAGGTGAGAAAAGTTGTAGAGCCTGTTATGATGAGACTTGACATAGCAAAGAGGCACTGGCAGGTGACACTCTCAGTCTATCCACCGTGTCTTGTGGAACTTCTTGCTGTGTTACGGCAATATGTCCCCTCTGACTAAACAGCGCCAGCCGCAGCTCTTGTTAACCCGGCAGAACAATGCCGGTTTCCGGTCGCATTTTTCAGAAGTGAAAGGTGCCAGCGTCTCGCAAGCGCCGCCCAGCTGCACGCTGCCTCGTTCGAGTGCATTGGTACTCAATGGTGTAGTCCTTTCAGAGTCCATGTTAAGCCGGCAGTTTCTCGTCAAGCTTCATTTCAACGTACATTGACGCTTTTCTTTGACGCATAAACTCGGAAACCGTAACCAACAGACACGGGGGCGTGCCGCTCTTTCGGCTCACAGCACTTGAGCATGATCTCTCTTCTGTTCCGGCAGGCATTTGGTCGTCTTGTTCGCCGGACTTCTCCCTCTCGATGCTGCACAGCAGATTTGGCGACCTTTCCCCCAGAGTTTTGATCACGTCGAATGTTTACCAGCTGAAGGGGAAGACTATATCGTGCATTCGAAAGGTACGGATCTCCATGGTGATCTTCGCCCATATCCTTTCAGTGTGCGGACAGGTATTCGCTGTTTAGgtaaacatatatattcgTTTGTATGTATTCGTGCTACGTGGGAGAAAACCATGTGTGCGGAGATGCGCACGTTCCTTTATTTCCCACAATCGGGTCGTTTTGCTTTCCTGCGTAATATAGACACGCACGGTCTGGCTTCATTTTCTGCTGGTGCTGTACAAACTTCTTCATTTTCTGGCTCCTTAGGCAGAAGATCTTTCACGAAGAATTGCAAGCGTGAAGACGCTGCTTACGCTTCCGCTCGATGGCGCCATGGAAAGAGTCTTCAGTGATGACAGCGGGTCCCGCGCGCCGGACGTCTGCCAAGCCCGATACTCGGATATCATGAACACGTAAGCATGGGAAAGATTCCTTGAGAACAGATGGGTCTTACGTGAGTCTTGCGCTAATTTGCGGTCCCGCACTGTACAGTCTGCCTTTCGGTCTAGACCTGGTGGTCTCCAAAAAAGCTTTAAATGCCAGGCAAGTCTCATACTTTACGGAATGCAACTCTATGCACATGGGCTTCGTGGATGAGACGGATTTGTGAAATCCGCATGCTGAGACCCGTCTTGCTTCTGCTTCCTTCCTCCAGTCGCCCGCTCTTTTCTTCCACGCAGGAAAACTGGACTGGAAAGGACAAAGCAGCGCATACATATGTGATTGAGTGACTGGAGAAGAGAAGCCACTGTCTAATTTTCCGGGTGTTCAGGTCGACGGTATCGCCGCTTTCTTTCCCGGCGCTGTCCTTCAACGACCCGCTCTTCATCCTTTTCTCTAGTGGCACCACGGGTGAGAGACACAAAGGCATGTATCGCCTTCTGTGAAAGCACAATGGGATACGAGTATTCTTCATCTCCACATGCCGCAGAGCCTGTCTCACCCTTTTTCGAAGCCGTAGCAGCCGATATGTTTCGAAGCACGGCAGTTCAAAAATGGTTCAACCTTCACAAATCCTCCCATTCATTTTCTCCTTGTTTTCTCATCCTTTGGGGTCCGTCTCTGCTTGCAGGCGCACCGAAACGAATCGTCCACCGGCAAGGCTTATTGCTCCAGCTGGTGAAGGAGCACCAACTGCGTCAGTCAAGCCACACTGCCGTGCCGTAGAACACTGCATAAGTAGAAAACATATCACCGTTTTCTGGAAGCTGCGTTTTCGTCTTCGGGTGGTGAAGCGCCACAGCCCTCTAGAGCCAGTTGCCGAGCTCCGCAGGCCCATCTGGCGGTTGTCTCGGCAGCGTGTGTTCTCAATCCTCACGAGGGTAGAACCCGTCGGTGGACCGTTTGCGCAGTTTGGCGCTCGCCACTCTAGTCTGTCGTGCAGTAGCTTCTTGTGGCGGTGCAGATGAGATGTAGCGTAGACAGTGAGATGTACTTCGAAGAAAGCTTGGATAGCCAGAAGGTGCCTTGGCACTCTCCATAAGCCTCGGGGATTGTTCcccgcgcagcggcaggggcgaagaggagagaaggcagacagGAAGCTGTGTTGACCTGGAGTCGTCTCTTGTGCTCCTTTGTGTGGATGTGCAGACCTGAATGTTCGGCCGGGCGACACCATTTTCTATTACTCCACAGGTATGTTTTCCTCTTGTAATCACAGCTGGACAAAGCAAATCCGCGCGTCTGAAACGCCAGCAGCAAGTGGGGCGTAACTAGGGCTACTACGTGCGTCTGTTGCGTCTTTCTCACTTCTAGAAGAGCACTCCCGTATGAAACCCTTAGCTTTTTACGAATATCAGCTCACTGTCGATGTTTGCAGTTGTAAGCTGGAGAATACAAAATGTTTATAGCTGCATATCCGTATCACTGCGTACTCTGCACAAAATCGGTGCTTTATCGGCAGGCCGTTGTCGCAGACTGGGTCAGGTGGTAGAATCAGGAAGAGTGCGAACTGTTTTCTTGTATGACAACTTTGGCACTGCCAGATCTTAACAGACGGTCATAGGTCGGGTACGCGCGCCCTTAGCACGCGTATAGGGGTTCATCGGAGGTGTTTCCCAGCGTTGACGTGAAACAGGGCACTTGTCAGTGCACTTCGTCAGTTTCATGCGGggtgttttcttcttccgttCAGTCTCGTGGATGATGTGGAACTGGCTCGTGGCGGGGCTAGCGTCTGGCGCAAGCCTGCTCTTGTACGAAGGCCACGCGATGCATCCCGGACCGACGGTCCTATGGAAATTCTTTGATGACCACGGTACGGCTGGATTCCGCCGGGGCGGAAGACAAATAGGGGTTCCACGGTTCAAGGTTCGCATACGCGGGTATATATTACTTGCGTCGACTGGGCGCACGGAATCcattcgccttctcgcgtgGGAATCCAAACGCGGCAACCAAGCATGCAGCGTATCAGGTGGTGTCCAAGCTTCAATCCACTTTTGCACCTGCTGCCTCTGTGCATGCCCATAACCCTTGTTAGTCGCTTTCGATATTCGAGGGAATTCGTGCTTCATGTGTATCTCGAGCGTAGTGAATCAAAAGCTTGAAACCGTCACATGGAAAGTATCGCTGAGTGCAACGCGTTCGCGGCATTCGTGTCGTAttgcgcgcaggcgggacACTCTTCGGGACGAGTGCCAAGTATCTTCAGGATATGGAAAAAATGGGTGTCTCTCTCGACTCTGAGAACGGCCTGAAACGCCTGCGCACGCTCTGCTCCACAGGGTCGCCGCTTTATCCTCATTCGTAAGTCGTCAGGGTGTGACTGTTGCTCGTCTCTTTACGGAAAGGGGCGGGCGAAAGTATCGTGTTTCCGTGAGTAGTTCAGAGAATATGTTGCAAGTGTTGTTCACGGGTATGCTATGCTCTCGTTAAACTCTGGTATCAAGTATCTAAGGATCATAGCACTGTCGCGAACCGAATACGGTGCATAGCAAGGATTTTCCGACTTCGCGCGAAGGCAATCATGCGAAGCCATGGCGTCAATATCGCTTCTCATCTCACATTCTACCAACTACCATAGCGTTTCCCTGCCTGCCGCGGGAGACTCTGAGAGGAAGCATCCCATTAGCACTTCTTGTGTTCACCTCCGTTTTCTAGCGTTTGGAGAAAAAGTCTTCATGACTAGTTTGTGGCATTCGGCCGCGGAAAGCGGAGCGACTCTGGTCGCGAAGCGGCGCATAGCGGTGTTGGCTTACCGAACTCTTTTTCTGTCAGGTATCGCTACGCCGCGCAGAACATCAAGAAAGACCTCCACCTCGTCTTCATGTCTGGAGGCTCAGATATCTGCTCTTGCTTTCTCACTGGAAATCCCACCGAAGATGTCCGGGAGGGACTTCTTCAGGCGAAAGGTCTCGGTAAGTGCATGTTTTTTGCCCTGTACGAATATGTTTcgacgtggaggcgcggcctgTACCTGTGGACTAGTCGCGCTTGTGGACACATCAATACGTGTGTCTTGGAACAggggcgcgtctgcctcggcggaagcagagagtTACTACTTTCGAGATCACCGACTTGAGAAGCTCCGTAGACCCTAGAAGCTGAAGATCGGACCCTGCGGCTTTCGGTTTCCTTTGCTGCAGTGTAGATTCgttctttctgtctctctccaaCCGGCGGCACGTATCGGTCGATGGGTAGATGGGTGTGTGTGCTCTACTACGTTGTCCATCGCCTCCTGTTCGCCTGTTTCGCTCTTGGCATTTGAAGACCGGTCCGCTCACCgggtcgctctcttcgcgaGCGTGGAGTTGTTTTGTGACTTGCCTGACAGGCATGGACGTCGGCGTTGTCAAccaggagggcgagcgcgtggTCGGGCAGACAGGCGAACTCGCGTGTCTTCAGCCGTTCGTCAGTCAGCCGCTACAGCTCTGGGACGACGAGAACCGCAAGAAATTCGTGTATGTCGTTCTGCAGCTCGAGGGAAGGGGAAGATACAAAGCGAGGCAAACGGTGACCGATACTGCATGTAATTCAGTGTGGTTTCGGCTGGTTGTCACCCCAAGAATACAACTTTCTTTCCGTCTGCTCTGTCTTGAGATACGGACGACTCATCTGcacccgccgctgcgggGATTGCCGCAGTTTTGCtcccgccctcgtcgcgaACTGGAGATCGGGTCTCGTGCGTGTTTCCTGTATCTTCCTTGACTTGCCGTGACGACGCACGACGCTGTCGGCCGAACGATGtctgtcttttttcttctctgttcCTTTCCGCTTCCCGCACATTGTCCAACGCTGTCGCCTTGCTCGTTTTCGTCCGGTGTCTATCTCCCtcccttcgctctcctctgccgtTTTTCCCTTCCACCTCTTGCGTAGCTCAAGCTGAGTGCGTCATGATGACCGTTTTCTGGTGTCTTCTGTGTGACGCCTGCCGTTTTCCTGTCTGCGGATCTTTGTGGGTCCAGCCAGACGTATTTCGACAGGAGCAAGGGGGGCATGTGGCTGCAAGGCGACTACTGTATGGAGTATCCGTCTCCAACGAGCGGGTTCGTTCTCATTGGCCGAAGCGACGCCACGTTAAATCCGAGCGGCGTGCGGGTCAGCAGCTCTGAATTATATCAAGTGGTAAGGCTGaacgaggcgcctgcagcaacgcgtctgtcgtcttcttgtTCATTTAAATCCACATGTCTCGAGAAACGCAGGTCGGCGGatgaaggaggaggaggaaggaaaaaTGCCAAAGAGGAGAAACTCTCGCGAGGCTGCGTGTTGGCTCATAAAACGTTACGGACTGGCGTGGAAGGCGGATACAGGGAGGCACGGGCAAGTGGCCACGACCCTCACCAGCATCTTGTCGCTAGTTGCTTAGGATGACAGAAAAAACGTGTGTCCGTGGCTTGCGTCGAGAAGATCCTTCGTACAGGCTCCGTGAGGCGAAACACGTCCTCCTTGGACTGGATGATGACACATGTTATCCAGTCTGAGCCTGGAATGTTTGGTCGTAAAATCATTCAGGCAAACATGTCCCGCATGCGCAACGGCTGGCATATTGTGAGTGGCAGACTATCCTTTCTTCGCTCTTTTCCGTTTGTTTGCATGAAGGTGCTTGGGCACCCGGGCGTCAGCGAGTGCATTGCCATCGGCAGGAGCGACCAGGAATCCGAGCACATTGTTCTCTTCGTCGTTTTATCGTGAGTTTGAAACCCCCTTTAACACAGAACGGTTCTCGAGAAGCAGTTGACATGGAGCGACCAAGGCAGGAGTCATCACTACAGCTTATTCAATTAGAACAGGAATAGACGGTTGGAGTATCGTTCCCCaaggcgagaagccgcgagtCGAGCTGTTCAGGTTTGGTGGGACAGAGAACTGCCGCACCGAGCGACCGAGGACCCATCTGTTATTACGCAGAGGGGCAGTCTATGAGGCTATCTCATGCGGAGCCAATCGCGTGCCTGTTTGCTGCTTGGCGGTGTCTGGTTGCACGTCTAGAAACCCGCTAACAGGGCGGCGGTGTTTGACCGCTGGAGTGGATCATTGAGTCGTGTAGCGCCCGCTGCATGTGCTGTCACGCGGCGCTCTTCTGGCCGTATACGCGAATGCGTTTCCTTGTCTCTCGTGATTTGCGGTGTTGTGGGATGCACACATCGTCTACGTGGGACCGGTGTTCACGGCTTCGATGAGGGGTGACAGTGCCGCTCTCATGCTTGGTTGCTGCCAGCCTGGCATCATGACGCCGCTGCGATCACTCCGTTTGCTCGCAGTTTTGGCTGCGTTTGCTCTTGCGTGCGCAGAGGCTCACACTGTtattcgccgccgctcgtcgcAGAGATCAAGCGCATGATTGCAAGCGCCCTGACTGCATTCCACGTCCCAAAACATATTTTTATGGTTGACGAGATCCCCAAGACGAAGAATGGGAAACTAATGGAGAAGGAACTCAGAAACTTCATCCACGGGCTGCCCCTGACGAATGTGGAAAGCGCCCAAAATCCGGATGTCTTCAAAGAGTACGAACGCTACATCATCCGCGCCACCATCCGTGTGGAGCCAGCGACACCTTCCACGACACCTCCTGGAACTTTGGAGTATGAAGAAGAACATGGCTTCCCTCGCCCCTCGGCAGATAGCGTGGACTATTAAGGATTGCCCGGGGGCTCGCTCTAGGTAGGCTACAAGCGTGTCGTTATCGCGAGCCTTTTTGACATCCTGAGCATTGCCTATCGCTCCGAGAGAGGCAAGATAGACGCTGATTGGTCTTTGGTCTGTACGGTGAGGAAACATTTCCCGCCGGTTACTCTCCCATTTTTTCTACGTTTGCAGATATTCACATATACTGTGTGTGGataaatatgtatacacatataagGCGGAGAGGGGAGAAGGGGGGAATCAGGGCCGTTTGTAAGGCACGTTGGTTACTGGAAATATCATGTTTGTTGACTTCTGTCCTTGCATGAAAATGGTTCACTGCGCGTCTGAATGCGTCTGGCGTGGAATCCCAAAGCGGCGACGACCCGTAACTGGTGTACCTGGGTGCTAGGGTCCGCGAGGTTGCTTTGCTTTGACTTGTGCAAAACGAAGGCACCCTCCGCTAAGGTGGATGGGAGCCTCGTAGCTTTATCCGTCAGTAGGACCATACTGGCTCTGCAGCATATGAACCACAAAGAGACGACCTTTCGAGACTGGCACACTGCTGCCCGTTCTCGACAA
This window harbors:
- a CDS encoding AMP-binding enzyme domain-containing protein (encoded by transcript BESB_039920), which codes for MGDTSNGGPAQGTDNQPPFPYFMDRQPPVAFPASASFLDPQSSRLSLFYDYLTKKYSAAPPPLCPSAPPFVQRLPPPPPSPPTYSTFHDWSVRYAPFFWRDVWEFCRVHNPSNAGNTLLEIRGDNLSSKEQSINRFYAQHASSDLPRTQFLFGAPSLTGLTPEAFVNTVFFPRGKLNFAENVVRSAGRADEEVALTFSCEGSAPRTMTFGDMRRRVSIMMQFFRRIGLQKGDRVAAVVCNTPETLITMLAVTGLGGIWSSCSPDFSLSMLHSRFGDLSPRVLITSNVYQLKGKTISCIRKAEDLSRRIASVKTLLTLPLDGAMERVFSDDSGSRAPDVCQARYSDIMNTSTVSPLSFPALSFNDPLFILFSSGTTGAPKRIVHRQGLLLQLVKEHQLHLNVRPGDTIFYYSTVSWMMWNWLVAGLASGASLLLYEGHAMHPGPTVLWKFFDDHGGTLFGTSAKYLQDMEKMGVSLDSENGLKRLRTLCSTGSPLYPHSYRYAAQNIKKDLHLVFMSGGSDICSCFLTGNPTEDVREGLLQAKGLGMDVGVVNQEGERVVGQTGELACLQPFVSQPLQLWDDENRKKFVQTYFDRSKGGMWLQGDYCMEYPSPTSGFVLIGRSDATLNPSGVRVSSSELYQVVLGHPGVSECIAIGRSDQESEHIVLFVVLSGSHCYSPPLVAEIKRMIASALTAFHVPKHIFMVDEIPKTKNGKLMEKELRNFIHGLPLTNVESAQNPDVFKEYERYIIRATIRVEPATPSTTPPGTLEYEEEHGFPRPSADSVDY